In a genomic window of Ipomoea triloba cultivar NCNSP0323 chromosome 3, ASM357664v1:
- the LOC116012514 gene encoding probable endo-1,3(4)-beta-glucanase ARB_01444 codes for MGQSSSRRRRRRTPSSPLPPSSSSPSPPPPPEPEQAALPSPSSSPQESPEMSPPRPDKSTDPFLFPETKSSVLPDPSKFFAPHLLSNPLPTNSFFQNFVLNNGDQPEYIHPYLIRSSQSALTLCYPSNFSSPSFTHQIFSADITITGLSRLEPAAHIISSFNDLSVTIDIPGSNLRFFLVRGCPFVTCSMNSKVEVTISTIHEILECCSQYNQTKYIIKLNNNQTWLLYASSPINLTHNTSTITSVSSFSGLIRIALLPNPDPKCEAILHRFSSCYPISGEAVFARPFSVEYKWEKKGWGNLLMLAHPLHLKLLSDTDCTVTVLEGLKYRSIDGDLVGVVGDSWVLRNDPIAVTWHSIEGINEESFPKIIQALNKDVEALDPKAIATNTESYFQGKLIARAARLALIAEEVCCFDVIPGIRSFLIDTIEPWLNGSLEGNAFLYESKWGGIVTKQSSSDTGADFGFGIYHHHHSQIGYFIYGIAVLAKIDSVWGRKYKRQVYSLVGDYMNLGRREGSHYPKLRCFDLWKLHSWEGGLTESADGRNQESTSEAVNAYYAAALMGLVYGDPNLVAIGSTLSAMEILSAQTWWHVREDPENSVYTQEFRKNNRVVGVLWANKRDSGMRFAPPEWRERRVGIQLLPLLPISEALFSDLQFVKELVEWTEPALRRDGVEDAWKGFVYALEGLYDQEGALEKIRSLNGYEEGNSETNLLWWIHSRDDLGEETDRARKLCWSRHYTH; via the exons ATGGGGCAAAGTTCTAGTCGCCGCCGCCGACGCAGAACCCCAAGTTCTCCTCTGCCGCCGTCATCGTCGTCACCttctcctccgccgccgccggagcCGGAGCAGGCGGCTCTTCCGTCACCCTCTTCCTCTCCACAGGAATCCCCAGAAATGTCACCACCACGACCCGATAAATCCACCGATCCTTTCCTATTCCCAGAAACCAAATCCAGTGTTCTTCCCGACCCGTCCAAATTCTTTGCCCCTCACCTTCTCTCAAACCCTCTGCCTACCAATTCTTTTTTCCAGAACTTTGTTCTCAACAATGGCGATCAGCCTGAGTACATTCACCCATATCTCATCCGGTCTTCTCAGTCTGCACTTACTCTCTGTTACCCCTCAAATTTCAGCAGTCCTTCTTTCACTCACCAAATTTTCAGCGCTGATATCACCATAACCGGATTGAGCAGACTCGAACCTGCTGCCCATATCATTTCTTCATTCAATGATCTCAGCGTCACAATTGACATCCCTGGCAGCAATCTTAGGTTCTTTCTGGTTAGGGGATGCCCTTTCGTGACATGCAGCATGAACAGCAAAGTAGAGGTCACCATTTCAACCATTCACGAAATTCTTGAATGTTGCTCGCAGTACAATCAGACAAAATACATCATTAAGCTCAACAACAACCAGACTTGGCTGCTATATGCTTCTTCCCCCATAAACTTGACTCACAATACATCTACAATCACTTCTGTTTCTTCCTTTTCGGGCCTAATTAGGATTGCTCTATTGCCTAATCCTGACCCGAAATGTGAAGCCATCCTCCACCGCTTCAGTTCTTGTTATCCTATAAGCGGCGAAGCTGTTTTCGCAAGGCCATTTTCTGTGGAGTACAAATGGGAGAAGAAAGGATGGGGGAATCTGCTCATGCTTGCACACCCTCTCCATCTTAAGCTTCTTTCAGATACTGACTGCACAGTTACTGTTTTGGAGGGATTGAAGTATAGAAGTATTGATGGCGATTTGGTGGGTGTTGTGGGAGATTCATGGGTTCTGAGGAATGACCCAATTGCTGTAACCTGGCATTCAATCGAAGGTATCAACGAGGAATCATTCCCCAAGATAATCCAAGCTCTCAACAAAGATGTTGAAGCTCTGGATCCCAAGGCTATAGCCACCAATACAGAATCTTATTTCCAGGGAAAGTTGATTGCCAGAGCTGCAAGGTTGGCATTGATTGCTGAAGAGGTTTGCTGTTTTGATGTTATTCCGGGAATTAGGAGCTTCTTGATAGACACAATTGAGCCATGGTTAAATGGGAGTCTTGAAG GTAATGCATTCTTGTATGAATCCAAATGGGGTGGCATTGTTACTAAACAGAGTTCGTCAGACACTGGAGCAGACTTTGGGTTTGGAATCTACCATCACCACCATTCCCAAATTGGCTACTTTATCTATGGAATTGCAGTTCTTGCCAAGATTGATTCTGTGTGGGGAAGGAAGTACAAGCGCCAAGTTTATTCCCTTGTGGGGGATTACATGAATTTGGGAAGGCGAGAGGGATCGCATTATCCAAAGCTGAGATGTTTCGACCTGTGGAAACTCCATTCTTGGGAGGGAGGGTTAACAGAATCTGCAGACGGGCGAAACCAGGAGAGCACCAGTGAGGCCGTGAACGCTTATTATGCAGCAGCTTTGATGGGATTGGTATATGGAGACCCAAATCTTGTGGCAATCGGGTCTACCCTTTCCGCCATGGAGATTCTGTCAGCTCAAACATGGTGGCATGTGAGAGAGGATCCAGAGAACAGTGTATACACACAGGAATTCAGGAAGAACAACCGCGTGGTGGGTGTTTTGTGGGCTAACAAAAGAGACAGCGGCATGAGGTTTGCGCCGCCGGAATGGCGAGAACGCCGGGTGGGAATTCAGCTCCTGCCATTACTTCCGATCAGCGAAGCGCTGTTTTCCGATCTCCAGTTTGTGAAGGAACTGGTGGAGTGGACTGAGCCGGCCCTGAGGAGAGACGGGGTGGAAGATGCGTGGAAGGGATTTGTTTATGCTTTGGAAGGACTGTATGATCAAGAGGGTGCTCTGGAGAAGATAAGGAGCTTAAATGGATATGAGGAGGGAAACTCTGAGACAAATCTTCTGTGGTGGATTCATAGTAGAGACGATCTTGGGGAGGAAACTGATAGAGCAAGGAAGCTGTGCTGGTCTCGTCACTACACCCATTGA
- the LOC116013961 gene encoding probable endo-1,3(4)-beta-glucanase ARB_01444 — MGQGVSHSRRRRKSPTPPPPSPPPSPPPQPPPPPSPPPSSPSPSPQKSPEKSPPRLWKSTEPFVFPETQSTVLPNPSNFFAPHLLSNPLPTNSFFQNFVLKNGDQPEYIHPYLIRSSQQALTLCYPSNFNSPSFTYQIFSADLTITTLSKPQPDAHIISSFNDLSVTIDFPGNNLKFLLVRGCPFVTCSMDKKVELTLSTIREILECCSQYNQTKHIIKLSNNQTWLLYASSPINLTHNTSTITSTSFSGIIRIALLPNPDPKSEAILHRFSACYPISGEAFFSRPFSVEYKWEKKGRGNLLMLAHPLHLKLLSDTDCTVSVLEALKYNSIDGDLVAVVGDSWVLRSDPISVTWHSIEGFSREESRAEIICALKRDVEALDSKAVINTSSYTYGKFIARAARLALIAEEVCCFDVIPVVQSFLKGSIEPWLNGSLEGNAFLYESKWGGIVTKQSLSDTGADFGFGIYNDHHYQIGYFIYAIAVLAKIDSGWGRRYKRQAYSLVGDYMNLGRREGSHYPKLRCFDLWKLHSWAAGLTESADGRNQESTSEAINAYYAAALMGLVYGDPNLVAIGSTLSAMEILSAQTWWHVREDPENSVYTQEFRKNNRVVGVSWANKRDSGLWFAPPEWRECRVGIQVLPLLPISETLFSDIQFVKQLVQWTEPVLSRDGVEDGWKGFVYALEGVYDKEGALGKIRNLNGYDDGNSLTNLLWWIHSRDDIGEESDRARKLCWSRHYNH; from the exons ATGGGACAGGGTGTCAGTCACAGCCGAAGACGCAGAAAAAGCCCAACCCCGCCGCCACCTTCGCCGCCACCTTCGCCGCCACCACAGCCACCGCCTCCACCTTCGCCGCCGCCATCCTCTCCCTCTCCATCTCCACAGAAATCCCCAGAAAAGTCACCGCCGAGACTGTGGAAATCCACCGAGCCTTTCGTCTTCCCAGAAACCCAATCCACAGTTCTTCCAAATCCTTCCAATTTCTTCGCCCCTCACCTTCTCTCAAATCCCCTGCCCACCAATTCTTTCTTCCAGAACTTTGTTCTCAAAAATGGCGATCAGCCTGAGTACATTCACCCATATCTCATTAGATCTTCCCAGCAAGCACTCACTCTCTGTTACCCCTCTAATTTCAACAGTCCTTCTTTCACTTACCAAATTTTCAGCGCAGATCTCACCATAACCACCTTAAGTAAACCCCAACCCGATGCCCATATCATTTCTTCATTCAATGATCTCAGCGTCACAATTGACTTCCCCGGCAACAATCTTAAGTTCCTTCTGGTTAGGGGATGCCCTTTCGTGACATGCAGCATGGACAAGAAAGTAGAACTTACCCTTTCAACCATTCGCGAAATTCTTGAATGTTGCTCGCAGTACAATCAGACAAAACACATCATTAAGCTCAGCAACAACCAGACTTGGCTGTTATATGCTTCTTCCCCCATAAACTTGACTCACAATACATCTACAATCACTTCTACTTCATTTTCAGGTATAATTAGGATCGCTCTATTGCCTAATCCCGACCCGAAATCTGAAGCCATCCTCCACCGATTCAGTGCTTGTTATCCTATAAGCGGCGAAGCTTTTTTCTCCAGGCCATTTTCTGTGGAGTATAAATGGGAAAAGAAAGGCCGGGGAAATTTGCTAATGCTTGCACACCCTCTCCATCTTAAGCTTCTTTCAGATACTGATTGCACAGTTAGTGTTTTGGAAGCATTGAAGTATAACAGTATTGATGGTGACCTAGTGGCTGTTGTTGGAGATTCATGGGTTCTGAGAAGTGACCCAATTTCTGTCACCTGGCATTCAATTGAAGGTTTCAGCCGTGAGGAATCACGCGCTGAGATTATCTGTGCACTTAAAAGAGACGTTGAGGCTCTCGATTCGAAGGCTGTGATAAACACATCATCTTATACTTATGGAAAGTTTATTGCCAGGGCTGCAAGGTTGGCATTGATTGCTGAAGAAGTTTGCTGTTTTGATGTTATTCCAGTGGTTCAGAGTTTCTTGAAGGGTTCAATTGAGCCATGGTTAAATGGGAGTCTTGAAG gTAATGCATTCTTGTATGAATCCAAATGGGGTGGCATTGTTACTAAACAGAGTTTGTCAGACACTGGAGCAGACTTTGGGTTCGGAATCTACAATGACCACCATTACCAAATTGGCTACTTTATCTATGCAATTGCAGTTCTTGCCAAGATTGATTCTGGGTGGGGAAGAAGGTACAAGCGCCAAGCTTATTCCCTTGTGGGGGATTACATGAATTTGGGGAGGCGAGAGGGATCGCATTATCCAAAGCTGAGATGTTTCGACCTGTGGAAACTCCATTCCTGGGCTGCAGGGTTGACAGAATCTGCAGACGGGCGAAACCAGGAGAGCACCAGTGAGGCCATAAACGCATATTATGCCGCAGCTTTGATGGGATTAGTATATGGAGACCCAAATCTTGTGGCAATCGGGTCTACCCTTTCCGCCATGGAGATTCTGTCAGCTCAAACATGGTGGCATGTGAGAGAGGATCCAGAGAACAGTGTATACACACAGGAATTCAGGAAGAACAACCGCGTGGTGGGCGTTTCGTGGGCTAACAAAAGAGACAGCGGCCTGTGGTTTGCGCCCCCGGAATGGCGAGAGTGCAGGGTGGGAATTCAGGTTTTGCCATTACTTCCGATCAGCGAAACCCTGTTTTCTGATATCCAGTTTGTGAAACAACTGGTGCAGTGGACTGAGCCGGTCCTGAGTAGGGACGGGGTGGAAGATGGGTGGAAAGGATTTGTGTATGCGTTGGAAGGAGTGTATGATAAAGAGGGGGCTCTGGGGAAGATAAGGAACTTGAATGGATATGATGATGGGAACTCGCTCACAAATCTTCTATGGTGGATTCACAGTAGAGACGATATTGGGGAGGAAAGTGATAGAGCAAGGAAGTTGTGCTGGTCTCGTCACTATAATCACTAA